The genome window GCGGATCGCCCTTTATCGCATTCTGAAAGATAGTTGCAGCCACTGTTTGTAAAACTAGATCTAAAACTTTGCAAAGTAGTTATTTGCAATTCATATTCCGCTTTGTAAGCACCGGAACCGCAAATAAATATTGCCCGCATCCTGACCTTTACGCTTTACATTCGTGAGGCTTTGCTACTGCTTAGTCAATCCCGACATGTAAAGATCAAAACCGCCTTTGCCGCCAGGCCTGTCGGAGGAAAAAATCATAAGGGGATAATTGAAATGCATTTGAGCTGGAAGAATGGGCCTGTATTCATTGTTGGCGCTATTTATTCGCTGACCTGCATTAACCGGCTCACTCCATTTTTCGCCATCAAGCTTCGCATAGTAAACATCAGATCCTCCAAAACCACCAGAGCGGTCCGACACAAAAACCATCATACCATCCTGAAAATACGGACATTTATCATCGCCAGGGCTTGAAAGCTCTTCTACCTTCCGCAATTTGTAAGATTCAGGGTGCAGCAAACTTTCCGGTGTAACCTGTTCACCTTCCTTTCTTGGTATACTTAGCTCGTAAATGTCGAAGTTACCATCCCGGTTGGAGCTGAAATAGATCTTGTCGCCTGCATATGAAAAGCTGGGATAACCATCGTCCTTTTTGGAATTTAAAATATCAAAGTTGAATGGCCCTGAGATCCCTTTATCGTCATTTAAAAAATATCTGATCTGCATATCCCCTTCCGAATCGTCTGCGTAGAAGAGAAAAAAATTTCTTTTCGTATAATCACTCTGAATGTCATATCCGAATTTCAATGTCTTTGGCCCGAACACATTAAAAGTGCCGTTTGCCCTGTTAATCATGCCTTCAAGGGCACCTTTGTCCACAAAACTGTCATATTGAACGCCGCCCGGATTATATTTTTCCAGACCTAGACGTTTGTCGTACGTAAACTGCGCCGGAAAACTGACGAGGTTAAACACATTCTTTCTGTCCCGTTTAGAGGAAAATGTCAGGTAAGTATGTCCGGATTTATTATAGGGAAGATCGGAATTATAGTCGTCGAATTCAGAATTGAATTCGTCCAGACGAACCACATCATTCAAAAATTCACCATTCTTTCTGCTGCCCGGTTGGATCGGCCAGCAACTTTGCATCAACAAAACCAGGGCGATATATCTTTTCATATCAAAGTTTAATTGTTCCTTTAAAAGGTACAAAAAACACCCGAAAGGTTGTAACCGGACAAAAACTTATTTTACTTAACCTTGCTATGATTCCTTCGATGGAGCGTAGTAAAGTAATATCGCACCGCTGGCAAATGTCTGGGTTTTTGTCAATTTTAAAATAACCCCGTCGGCCAGTTCTTCAAAAAGAGGCAGCCCTTTTCGTGCAACAACCGGGTGGACCATCAGCTGGAATTCGTCTACGAGGCCTAGGTTCAGCAAGCCGATGATCAGGCTGCGGCTGCCAACCAGAATATCGCGGCCGTCTTCCTCCCGGAGCGCCAGCGCTTCGGTTTCCAGATCGCGGGCAGCGACTTTTGCGCTTTTCCAATCCACATGCTGCAATGTTCTGGAAAATACAACTTTGGGGATCGCATCCATTTGCAGTGCAAAATCATCCATCGATTTTTCCCCGCTCGGATGTTCTGCCAGGTCCTTCCAGAATTCCATCAGCAGATAAGTTTTCCGGCCGTACAATGCAACACCGGCGCTTTTCAGAAGCTCTCCATAATGATCGTGCACTGCTTCATCCGGGGAAACCGCCGTATGGTCGCAAAAACCATCCAACGTCATATTGATAGCGGCGATTATCTTTCTCATACGTAAGTAGATTTGGTTAGTAAAGATTGAACAGCAGCAAAATTACCAAACCAAAGATCCTGTAACTGTGGTCATTTCAAACATATTAAGGGGGTATTTGAGACAAATTTGAAACGCGCCCGACTGAAAATGTGCACTAGTTTTAATCCATAGCCGATTGCAGCCGATTGGGATACCGAATAAAAGGGTGTATTTTCCTGACATACTTCTGTTTGGACACATATCCACACATTAGCCATATTCAACTTCCAATTAACATTGCACGCGTTCCCATATGACTTCCCTGATTGAGAAATTTATTGATCAAGCCAGTTACATTGCCATTTTTCTTCTCATGCTCCTGGAAAATGTTTTCCCGCCTTTGCCGTCGGAAATTATCTTGTCTATCAGCGGTATAACCGCAGCTCAGGGTGAAATGAATCCGTTCTTTGCCGTTCTTTCCGCTACATCAGGCTCCCTGGCGGGAGCGGGGTTCTGGTATTGGGTTGGGAATAAAGTGGGGCATGACCGTTTGGAAAAGTGGGTTAGCCGAAATGGCATGTGGATCGGTCTTTCGGACGAATCGTATCAAAAAGCGCTTCGGTTCTTCCACAGGCACTCTACCGCGGCTGTTTTCTGGGGAAGAATGGTGCCGACGTTCCGAACCTTCATTTCCATTCCGGCAGGGCTCGTCAAAATGAAACTTACAAAGTTCCTGATCTACACCTTCATCGGAACGCTCACCTGGTCGTCGCTCGTCTTTTTCATAGCCTATTATTTTGGCAACAAATACCAAAGCGCTTTTGATACGGTCGGGAAAGTTTTCAATATCATCTTTGCCGGACTGCTGCTGTTTTATGTCGTAAAAGTTATCCGGAGCTGGGTTCAGAAGAGGCGCAAGTGAACCTATCCCGGGTATCCGGAAATAATTGCCACAACTGATCAATTTTCGAAATACATCCAGTCTACATGGAAGAGCGGGCCTTTTTTATTTTCATTTTTAAAAACAAAAAACAGATCGTGAATGCCACCAGACGCTTTAACGGGCATTACTAACTCTTTCCAATCCGTTTTCGGATCAGCGACTTTTCCTTCCGGCACTGTTAAGCTGCCCAGCAGCAAACCGTCTTTCGAGCCTTGCCGCATTTCAATTGTACCGCCAATGCCTTGTTCCTGAATGCGGAACCGGATTTTTTTAATGTGATTAAGGTCAATGGCGTTGAAACGAGTGTACTTACCGTGCGTAATGTGCGAGATGTAAGAAATGTATCCCGTGTTCTTGGTGGCAATCACCACATTCACATTGCCTTCATGGTAATCTTCCAGCTGAATCAGCGGATTT of Dyadobacter chenhuakuii contains these proteins:
- a CDS encoding dihydrofolate reductase family protein → MRKIIAAINMTLDGFCDHTAVSPDEAVHDHYGELLKSAGVALYGRKTYLLMEFWKDLAEHPSGEKSMDDFALQMDAIPKVVFSRTLQHVDWKSAKVAARDLETEALALREEDGRDILVGSRSLIIGLLNLGLVDEFQLMVHPVVARKGLPLFEELADGVILKLTKTQTFASGAILLYYAPSKES
- a CDS encoding DedA family protein — its product is MTSLIEKFIDQASYIAIFLLMLLENVFPPLPSEIILSISGITAAQGEMNPFFAVLSATSGSLAGAGFWYWVGNKVGHDRLEKWVSRNGMWIGLSDESYQKALRFFHRHSTAAVFWGRMVPTFRTFISIPAGLVKMKLTKFLIYTFIGTLTWSSLVFFIAYYFGNKYQSAFDTVGKVFNIIFAGLLLFYVVKVIRSWVQKRRK
- a CDS encoding TolB family protein; this translates as MKRYIALVLLMQSCWPIQPGSRKNGEFLNDVVRLDEFNSEFDDYNSDLPYNKSGHTYLTFSSKRDRKNVFNLVSFPAQFTYDKRLGLEKYNPGGVQYDSFVDKGALEGMINRANGTFNVFGPKTLKFGYDIQSDYTKRNFFLFYADDSEGDMQIRYFLNDDKGISGPFNFDILNSKKDDGYPSFSYAGDKIYFSSNRDGNFDIYELSIPRKEGEQVTPESLLHPESYKLRKVEELSSPGDDKCPYFQDGMMVFVSDRSGGFGGSDVYYAKLDGEKWSEPVNAGQRINSANNEYRPILPAQMHFNYPLMIFSSDRPGGKGGFDLYMSGLTKQ